Genomic window (Myxocyprinus asiaticus isolate MX2 ecotype Aquarium Trade chromosome 26, UBuf_Myxa_2, whole genome shotgun sequence):
taactattcctgtAAGTGACCACACAATAGCATTAGCCCGCAAAACAGGGTGCTGTAGGTTAATGTTGTGTTgctaattttaatgttttttaatttttagaaatgcgcttaaaaatgtgaaacatttgtatggaaacccagctagtttTACTTGTTTCACAAAGTGCAAAGGGGGCATTTCTTATATAGCAGGAAAGACCCAGCAGGAAATATGGACCATTTAATTGTATCACTCAGAGAGAAGGTTTTCatcatgaaaaactaaaattataaaattatcagtggacctcaaaaaaatgaaataaaaaatatgaccCCTTTCATAGCAATGGAGAAATAAAGTTGATCCAAATGACTTCGTGAAGGATTTACCATGGCAGAAAAGATACTTACATGTATATTTGATCCTTTGCACCTGCAtataccaaaataaaaaatattctcatttatttcaaacaatcaatcaaatatttttatatcttaTAAATAATTTTGTGAAACCCTACCTTCTATAAATCAGGTAAAGGATGACTGCAAACATAAGCAACAAGAGCGCTGCCAAAATTGGGAGCAATGCAATGAAGTATATGCCTGCAAAAACCAGAGAGCATAGTAAACATAGCAAAACGTTTTGTTGCTTATTGCAAAGAGAAGTGTGATAATGCTGCAATTTGGGCAGATATGGGTTGCATTTTTTGGATGGGTTTTGAACAacttgagggtaagtaaatgatgacaagagttttcatttttgggcaaactaaccCTTGAAGCTTACTTTGGTGAGACAAGTCATTGAATTTGgagttgttttgtcagaccaagtTGCAGATATGGCAACACTGCTTGAAATGCCTCAACACAGACTACTCCGGTAAAATAAGGATGTGAAATTTCAGTCTCAAGCAGAGAATTTGTCAAACTGACCTGGCAAATCGATCAGTAGCTTTGTGGAGTTCATTCCTCCCAGTAGATTCTGCGCCTCACAAATGTATTCTCCACTATTCTCATGGGTCGCAGTGAAGGAAATGACTTGTGCAGTAATGCCCAGTTCTTCCTCTTTACCTGCCCATTGCCTGAACCACCTGTGGGATGCTGGAGGGTTGGCATTACTTAAACACATGAGGGTCAAATTATTGCCAAGCCTGACCCAACCCGTTAGAGAGATCCAAGTTTTCTTGGGAGGATCTGTGATGATCAGAAGAAACAGAGGGTGTTTTTCAGATACGCCTTTTCCAACAAAATAGTGCTGGTTCTTGAGCCAAAGCTGGTGCTGGACCAGAGGATCTGTGAACCTCTCTCAGAAATGGCCTGTGTTTTTACTGACGTGGGAGCCAAATGATGATCTGacacccagggttgggagggttacttttgaaatgtattccactacagattacagaatacatgctgtaaaatgtaattgatgtaatttgtaacatattctgttagattactcaaggtcagtaatgtattctaaatactttggattacttcttcagcactggtagatttttttacttgactataaaaactctgccagtacagtaagacaaaatacatgttaaaaatacattcttggaaaaacctaaatatcttatgcagtgtcgtttctaaaacaagataaatcaaattgatcttaaggatttttagatatttttacaggaaaacaatacaaaaattatcatcaagaatacgatttttcccctaatatcaaaggtcttactagaaaaaaaaaattatggtccactgtgaattttcttgataaaaaatatgattgtgcctggtaacatgtgcatgtaaaatggctagaaacagcattttagcttagcgtaaagctgaccatttacacaaggtttatttctatttcttctgctccaaacttacttcaaacttacttctctgtctgctcgtatgaatgtaacacatcataagaaagtgtttcaccgctgttcaaatgcactttggatcgcatcatttatatgtataaatgttttccatctgaaaggactaaatattaaatgaaacaaatgacaataaaatgcaaagtaatctcttcagtaatcaaaatactttttgaatgtaactgtattctaattaccaatgatttaaattgtaactgtagtggaatacagttacttatattttgaattttaaaaacgtaatcctgttacatgtattccattactccccaaccctactGACACTGATACTACACAACCTGCCCACAAAGAAACATAGAACATCACTGTGTTTGTTAATAGTGTTACAAGGATCAAGAGTAATTTGATTCACAGCTTTATGCCACCACAATCTGCTTTTGATGCACCGTTCAGAATTTCTTAATTCTTCAGGAGAGGCTGGAGCCTCTGTGCAATTCAACAGTGTGCATAGACCGACTGATCAAACTGAATTTTGCAACAATagatcaaaagttctgctgctgaaattcgtctgttctcaccaaaatgGGAACCACTGCCCTCAGTGGCCGAAAGCAGGAAGTGTTGTTGACCAGTTTGAAATGTCTACAGGTTGGCACCAAAAGCTACTTTTAGttctaaatgatgtaatacagtaaacaggAATTCATATTTATTAACTCTACCGCCTAACccaaattagggatgggcacgagtactcgggtactcagaGTGGCAGCCAAGatcaatcatgaaaacgatgatcgatggtgatcacgcatgatgtgacttttcacttaattcgaaattcagtgacaattacctgacatcTAAATataaacgtgtcaaagagggagcttatttttaatgttgagattgattacattgtgattttgaggggaacattgattgtcagagacatctCATAGCAACGAAACTGATATACGACAAAGCAATGCTATCggtacgataatcaaaagagtgtaattaactgtgttttgaacacctgtctttgcaaaacatttgctaaacacattttaatatcatttaatgtaagaactttgattTCTAAATGGATATTATtcagtaaaagtgaatgtttgtcactgactgtaaactgCCCTGGGTGGGGACATGTCAGCGTgaagtaacacacacctgcatctcgatgaaATTGAAGATTTTGAAGATTTccacacaagtttccaagttagaagtgcACTTTCCCCAGATGAAATGTGGAAATTCAggctctccgagttgaatggaatgcttcatgaatcatcacagcaacaatacGGAGCACTGTGGCtttcccacaggagcgaacacttggagacacacacaccaggcgtgtgtgGCAAAGGACTCAACGCATATACAGTAGGCGTGTGTTTCGAACAGCTAGACAGAGCTcaactaaatggaacagaatgtggcgtcttcaaaactgaaagcgatttgaaaatagtcggttcagacagtcactaaaaaaactggtgcgctcTTACTAAGaatactacggtaacctgaaggaagaacagacatacGCACGTTGTatccattctttcattgagttgggcagcgaatcttcacataatgacaaaatatgatgcattatattttgattatgcaatcttttgtacattttgtaacagattattttataacagcctataaaaatgaatagacgatacactggaacaacaagaggcaattcagcagccaaagacgtttgtcagacatgttattatatatacagttacgTACATGTTATTGTCCCTCAAGTACTCGACAAGTACTCCATTAATTAGTCagagtactcaagtagacaaaatgaccaaaatgcccatccctaacccaaacccttaaCATCAGTGGAGTAAGAATAAAATTTTAGAGCGACAAATAGTGcatgagagttcatggcaaattcggCACTGATGCAAATgtgctttgtggcaaacttgcggattgtccattgttgccaaaggtttgctgtaaGTTTACCACTAGTGGTGAAGAGTTGCAAACatatggcaaacatttgcggtgaatcacaagctcatttgcagcaaatatgtggcaagtttgcggctagtttagatttttttggatGCTGTCTCAGATCTGGCTATattcacacatgcagaaaaaaatagaatttttttgGATGCTGTCACTCAAatccgtttaggtttttgtaATCTGAACAGgacaataacacatttttataagCCTCATCCAACCACAttcgtaggtggtttggaatcctattaaaatcagatttttcttaatgcatctcagtctgaacggtcagatCGGATTTCATGCGGTTTTTTTCGTCATTTGCTGTGCACGACGGTTGTTATACGTCAGGTTTTGCGACGAGAAAACATACTGCACTCCAAACGGCATTattaatgccttcacagggcacttcgaatttaatacaataatgatggccacgCAGTAGGATcattacaaacagaattttcaataataatgacttcaaaagtgagttcagcctgtattacacatttcagcccttCAAAACactcacagtggaaggtaaagtctTTAGAGAACAGGGCATAGAGATCATCGCTTCTGAATGAAACACCcatatgtcatttatatgttacagggcacGCAAAGCACTTAAAACCTCTTATAATAACAGATATTGTCTTAACTTACCCAAATATATGAGCTAAGGTACAGTAACCCATACCGGTTGTGAGAAACCACAACACGATAAAGTATCGAATGTCATTTGGGACACTTGAGCATTTTATCATAGGACGCAGGTCCTCGTCTCATCGTCCGAAATTTTTATGCTTTAAAAcaggacacaaagccttcaataagGGATGTTTCGCTCTCTGTTAAAATACAGGACCCCAAGATAAAAGGCATCCCATAACCTCATGCATGGTGAATATACGCAAGTTTGCTGCATTATCATACCAAACgactgtagtctgaacagaaaaaaatctgatcttgccacatataacttgcagtttgaacagtcactcaaaaaaatctgatttgaggaaaaatcttatttttcctgcagtgtgaacaaagccagaGATTACCGCTTGTCAGTAATCCAGGAAATGGGGGCGGCACTTGTCAGTAATGTGACAGAATGggattgatttcagggtacatgaacattcggaagcagcatgttgatttcccatgtgatcctGTTGACAGGAATGGAATGTTCATCAACTTGACTCGTATGGCCGAATCGAATGTTTAGTGTAAATTACTTTAAGGAGATGAATGTCAGTGATctagttttgttttatgttaatcAGTCTTCCCAGACTGagttgttgttttgaaaactttttttggtGTGGACACTTTCCTGCCCCCAGCCTCTGACGTTAGTGGCTCTTGGTTCAAGACCATCAGGTTTTAGTGGCTCGTGCAGAGCCAATTTTATTGGCCTAGTGGCCCAGGTCTGCCTTTTCTTTGGTGAAAATAACCATAATGGTTCCAGATCGGACCAACACCCCGTCGGTAGAAAAGGGACAATTAAGACTACAAGAATGAGAAGTTTGATGCAAAACTTGTTGGGTTAATAACTCACATTGCACATGGAGGATGATGGTCTTGCGGCTGAGCAGTGGTTTGTCCTCTCTGTGTAGAGGATTAATGGAAACACAGCTCACTTTCAGCTCATGATGGTGAAATGAGGGGACAAATTGCAAAATGTCAAAAAGACTCAAAGTCCCATCAGCATTCAGCCGTGTTTCCCGTGTTATGTTACCACCTAATGCAGGAACCCAAGTTACATTTGGAGAGTGACTGGGGCAAGGAGCTGGAACAGTGCAGGTCAGATTCACCTGCTCACCTTCCTTGAGTACTGGCACCATCACAGTCGGCTCAGGCATGGAAACTTTTGGAAAAATGAGAGGAGAACTAAGTAAAATGccatttatttgtagaaacatTAGTGTGAAAATAAGCATTTACTATTTAATAAGTAGTCTCACATTTGCTCATCAGCATAAattctggtccactttgcagattTTTCTGATCAAGAAGTGCTCATTTGAAAGTTGTTTAGGGCCGATTTAGATAGCTTTTTTTTTGTGGACTGTGGCTACTAAAATTGCCCACTTCCCACCTCAAAGCGTTCCAGTCCATCATACACCAAGGTCAAATGTACACACTACAAGATGTCACCATGACTACTGGAAAATTGTGTTTTGATGCCAATTATGCAAAAACATAAAAGTCATGAAAGCGAAATACTTGCGTTCGCTTTAACAAACAGCCAGCAAAAAGCAAATATTAAGGTATAATTTACATTATAATTAATCAAACTTTATGCCTGCTAAGATATACGTTAGTCGCCACCATCTTGAAAATGACATCAAATGATGCAGCTcactcagtatgtttacatgcgctGTTACAATCAAGCCACAGCGAGTTTTTGAGTAGTCTAGCTACAGTCTTCATTTTTCTGTCCAAGTAAACATGACACCaataatcgaatatttgaaggacATCAGGTGTGGACGTGTTAAATACAGGTCTTGCGCCACCTCAGAGCATGCACACAACAGCGAGGCAAATTGCGGTTCCGATTAACATGTATAGTACATATTGGAGGAAATCGAGCTTCAATCTATTTgcctaggtctgttagtctgactttgcAAAAATTGGACTTGTACAATTTTAGGTGGAATAAAGcattaatatgacattttaaaaagacaaattattgttttagtccgactgaaTATCTAactcaggggtcgggaacctatggctcgcaagccacaagtggctctttgttaaaaatcaagtggctcgcctaGTGTcacaccattcaccaacacatgattgtttaaaactttctagagagaattttttctgcagaaagtgtgggtgcaatTGCAATGCTttaagtcaatgacactgttttgatttcctttcttctgAATTTGTCGTAAAGCCAACTCCTgatgaacaaggtttgaaatgaacacccgccaaatgtggatttttcatgcagagtataccagccactgtggagggcgacctgtaagacttttCAGAGTgatatgacaagaaattagacacaaagatgcaCGTTTGACGAAAcatgtgtgattatattttgaagaacagacgaaggAAAAGCCACCGATGCATGTCTGATTTGatatacactacaggtcaaaagttttgaaacacttgactgaaatgtttctcatgatcttaaaaatcttttgatctgaaggcgtatgcttaaatgtttgaaattagttttgtagataaacatataattgtgccaccatattaatttatttcattataaaactaaaatgtaataataataaaaaaaataaaaaaaacacattttgaaattgatgacttggaccaaataataaagaaaagcagccaataagtgcccagcatatagatgggaactccttcaatactgtttaaaaaagcatcccagggtgatacctcaagaagttggttgagaaaatgtcaagagtacatgtctgcaaattctaggcaaagggtgactactttgaagatgctaaaatataacacagttttgatttattttggattttgtttagtcacaacataattcccatagttccatttatgttattccatagttttgatgactttactattattctaaatgtgaaaaaaaaaaaataaataaataaatatatatatatatacactatattgccaaaagtattggctcatctgcctttagacgcatatgaacttaagtgac
Coding sequences:
- the LOC127416962 gene encoding sialic acid-binding Ig-like lectin 7 isoform X1 — protein: MLAVEFLVFSTLSVAWCHSDILVSVPQTLNTTNGLCLMIPCLFTVPKEKEEMLDNSTVLTWRRGSLWTIYDTAHFNATHRQLEPLTEVVGDLQKKNCTSVMRNLNSLHSDRYFFRLQTKHFIWTETKAVLITVSVSMPEPTVMVPVLKEGEQVNLTCTVPAPCPSHSPNVTWVPALGGNITRETRLNADGTLSLFDILQFVPSFHHHELKVSCVSINPLHREDKPLLSRKTIILHVQYPPKKTWISLTGWVRLGNNLTLMCLSNANPPASHRWFRQWAGKEEELGITAQVISFTATHENSGEYICEAQNLLGGMNSTKLLIDLPGIYFIALLPILAALLLLMFAVILYLIYRRCKGSNIHDTNENLNIYANVSASAAETQQLQSRPCGEKDMFTFDENDPDESIYANC
- the LOC127416962 gene encoding sialic acid-binding Ig-like lectin 7 isoform X2, with protein sequence MIPCLFTVPKEKEEMLDNSTVLTWRRGSLWTIYDTAHFNATHRQLEPLTEVVGDLQKKNCTSVMRNLNSLHSDRYFFRLQTKHFIWTETKAVLITVSVSMPEPTVMVPVLKEGEQVNLTCTVPAPCPSHSPNVTWVPALGGNITRETRLNADGTLSLFDILQFVPSFHHHELKVSCVSINPLHREDKPLLSRKTIILHVQYPPKKTWISLTGWVRLGNNLTLMCLSNANPPASHRWFRQWAGKEEELGITAQVISFTATHENSGEYICEAQNLLGGMNSTKLLIDLPGIYFIALLPILAALLLLMFAVILYLIYRRCKGSNIHDTNENLNIYANVSASAAETQQLQSRPCGEKDMFTFDENDPDESIYANC
- the LOC127416962 gene encoding sialic acid-binding Ig-like lectin 7 isoform X3: MLAVEFLVFSTLSVAWCHSDILVSVPQTLNTTNGLCLMIPCLFTVPKEKEEMLDNSTVLTWRRGSLWTIYDTAHFNATHRQLEPLTEVVGDLQKKNCTSVMRNLNSLHSDRYFFRLQTKHFIWTETKAVLITVSVSMPEPTVMVPVLKEGEQVNLTCTVPAPCPSHSPNVTWVPALGGNITRETRLNADGTLSLFDILQFVPSFHHHELKVSCVSINPLHREDKPLLSRKTIILHVQYPPKKTWISLTGWVRLGNNLTLMCLSNANPPASHRWFRQWAGKEEELGITAQVISFTATHENSGEYICEAQNLLGGMNSTKLLIDLPGHE